From Coffea arabica cultivar ET-39 chromosome 10e, Coffea Arabica ET-39 HiFi, whole genome shotgun sequence, one genomic window encodes:
- the LOC113711781 gene encoding protein LYK5-like, translating to MAAATAIFQYMFLLILVYQFHQSYSQQSYLNNKQFDCNVNWSTAMGFKCNGAAKSCRSYLTFRATSTYNSPVTIAYLLDTDATEIARINNVSDVGRIPSGTLIIVPVNCSCSGQFYQHNASYVLKGTVETYYAVANETYQGLTTCQSLQAQNSYNFRNLKVNMKLNIPVRCACPTKNQTASGFKYLLAYLITWGDSFEAIASMFNADVQGIYAANELSPNHLIHPLNPLLIPYKSEATYINTSLLSLHPPPSPPQLPVVPAPPTSNNSSRKWVFIGVGIGVGVLLLLLVGFLVWFLRYRHRKGTSLAETKDHGDNNFASESVDVYKALPESESKSWSEGVKFAIESLTMYKYEELQHATGSFAEANRIRGSVYRGNFKGDYAAVKMIKGEALEEINVLKQISHSNIIRLSGFCLHDGNTYLVYEYAEKGGLSDLLHSQNKGSDSCGLLEKEGYPSSCRLNWKQRVQIAYDVADALNYLHNYANPPYIHKNLKSSNILLDSNMRAKVSNFSLARPLHADNQNEGSLNVQMTRHVIGTHGYMPPEYIENGLVTPKLDVFAIGVVILELLSGREAIRHQGEVGKLGEEELLYATINKVLDGENVREKLQDFMDPQFRNEYPLDLAHSVAQLARNCVAYDLNTRPPMAEVFVTLSKILSSSLDWDPSDELERSRSVDHAR from the coding sequence ATGGCTGCTGCAACTGCAATTTTTCAGTACATGTTTTTACTCATTCTTGTTTATCAATTTCACCAATCGTACAGTCAGCAAAGCTATCTTAACAACAAACAGTTTGATTGTAACGTAAACTGGAGCACAGCGATGGGATTTAAATGCAATGGAGCAGCTAAATCTTGCAGGTCATACCTGACTTTCAGGGCAACTTCGACCTACAACAGTCCAGTCACCATAGCTTATTTGTTGGATACAGATGCGACTGAAATTGCCAGAATCAACAATGTTTCGGATGTGGGCAGAATTCCTTCTGGTACTTTGATCATTGTTCCCGTAAATTGTTCTTGTTCAGGTCAATTTTATCAGCATAATGCAAGTTATGTGTTGAAAGGAACTGTGGAGACTTATTATGCTGTTGCTAATGAAACTTATCAAGGTTTGACTACTTGCCAGTCACTGCAAGCTCAGAATTCGTATAATTTCAGGAATTTGAAAGTGAATATGAAGCTTAATATTCCAGTTAGGTGTGCTTGTCCTACCAAAAATCAGACTGCCTCTGGATTTAAGTATCTTTTAGCTTATCTTATAACATGGGGTGATTCTTTTGAGGCTATTGCTAGCATGTTTAATGCTGATGTGCAGGGTATATATGCTGCTAATGAGTTGTCTCCTAACCATCTTATTCATCCCTTAAATCCTCTTTTGATCCCATATAAATCTGAGGCTACTTATATCAATACCTCATTGCTTTCATTGCATCCACCTCCTTCCCCTCCACAGCTGCCTGTGGTGCCTGCACCACCTACTAGTAATAACTCCTCTCGCAAATGGGTTTTTATTGGAGTTGGAATTGGTGTTGGTGTTTTGCTGCTTTTGTTGGTTGGCTTTCTTGTTTGGTTCCTGCGGTATAGGCACCGGAAAGGTACTTCACTGGCAGAGACTAAGGATCACGGTGATAACAACTTTGCTTCTGAATCTGTTGATGTTTACAAGGCTTTGCCAGAATCAGAAAGTAAGTCATGGTCTGAAGGGGTTAAGTTTGCAATTGAAAGTCTCACTATGTATAAGTATGAGGAATTGCAGCATGCCACAGGTTCTTTCGCGGAAGCCAACAGAATCAGGGGATCTGTTTATCGAGGCAATTTTAAGGGGGATTATGCAGCAGTGAAGATGATAAAAGGAGAGGCACTAGAGGAGATTAATGTACTCAAGCAAATTAGTCATTCAAATATAATAAGGCTTTCCGGTTTCTGTTTGCATGATGGTAACACATACCTTGTGTATGAGTATGCAGAGAAAGGTGGCCTGAGTGATTTGTTGCATTCTCAGAATAAAGGAAGTGATAGCTGTGGTCTACTTGAGAAAGAAGGTTATCCTTCTTCATGCAGACTGAATTGGAAACAGAGGGTTCAGATTGCTTATGATGTTGCTGATGCTCTAAATTATCTTCACAATTATGCCAATCCTCCTTACATTCATAAGAATTTGAAAAGCAGCAACATTCTTTTGGATAGTAACATGAGGGCCAAGGTTTCCAATTTTAGTCTTGCAAGGCCTTTGCATGCTGACAACCAAAATGAAGGGAGCTTGAATGTGCAAATGACAAGGCATGTTATTGGGACTCATGGTTATATGCCGCCAGAGTACATCGAGAATGGATTGGTGACCCCAAAACTTGATGTGTTTGCCATTGGTGTGGTGATTTTGGAGCTATTATCTGGAAGGGAGGCAATCCGTCATCAGGGTGAAGTGGGAAAGCTTGGGGAAGAGGAGTTACTCTATGCAACTATTAATAAGGTGTTAGATGGGGAAAATGTGAGGGAAAAGCTACAAGACTTTATGGATCCTCAATTCAGAAATGAGTACCCATTAGACTTGGCCCATTCAGTTGCTCAACTGGCTAGGAATTGTGTGGCTTATGATCTCAATACTCGTCCCCCGATGGCTGAGGTTTTCGTGACACTGTCCAAGATTCTTTCCTCATCTTTGGACTGGGATCCTTCAGATGAACTTGAACGCTCTAGATCAGTAGATCATGCCAGATAG
- the LOC113711523 gene encoding probable serine/threonine-protein kinase PIX13, which translates to MRELEFGRVYQAWLQDKSKSMHGKGSIVAVRNLFSETKQLLKSRISSLGRLSHPNLVKFLGYCEDKELCVVHEFVQSGSLDNHLFRAGSEVQPLSRDTRLNILIGAARGLAFLHGTQKQGFYEYFGTSDILLDGAYNTKISGFGTAKITPLSYLYDVHPNFFMNGRYVDVSPVNVFPGANAGLSTKGRQRLGWGEINPVLCFMDLKRNTLEKIMDPKLKGQYSFKAAQKSGSLASICLQYDPEFRPSMKVVVKVLEHVAAVKVEAQKPWINQKAHQHAQQL; encoded by the exons ATGAGAGAACTGGAATTTGGGAGAGTATACCAAGCATGGCTTCAAGACAAATCCAAGTCAATGCATGGCAAGGGATCCATAGTTGCTGTTAGAAATTTGTTCTCCGAAACTAAGCAGCTATTAAAG TCCCGTATAAGCTCACTTGGAAGGCTTTCTCATCCTAACCTAGTCAAGTTCCTTGGATATTGCGAGGACAAAGAGCTATGTGTTGTCCATGAATTTGTGCAAAGTGGCAGCCTAGACAACCATCTCTTTAGAG CGGGCTCTGAAGTTCAGCCACTTTCCAGGGACACAAGACTTAACATTCTAATTGGAGCAGCTCGAGGCCTAGCATTCTTGCATGGAACACAGAAGCAAGGTTTTTATGAATATTTCGGTACCTCAGACATCTTGCTTGATGGT GCTTACAATACGAAGATATCGGGTTTTGGCACTGCAAAGATAACCCCTCTAAGTTATCTCTATGATGTACATCctaatttttttatgaatgGAAGATATGTTGATGTTTCTCCTGTGAATGTCTTCCCAGGTGCAAATGCAG GTTTGTCTACAAAAGGGAGACAGCGGCTTGGTTGGGGTGAAATCAATCCAGTTCTGTGCTTTATGGATCTCAAAAGAAACACATTGGAAAAAATTATGGACCCAAAGCTAAAAGGCCAATATTCTTTTAAAGCTGCACAAAAATCAGGTTCTCTTGCTTCCATTTGTCTTCAATATGATCCTGAATTCAGGCCATCGATGAAAGTTGTTGTCAAGGTACTTGAACATGTTGCAGCTGTTAAGGTGGAAGCACAAAAGCCCTGGATAAATCAGAAAGCTCATCAACATGCCCAACAACTTTAG
- the LOC113710988 gene encoding probable serine/threonine-protein kinase PBL18 has product MSRSYDNWESWSRPPCGEKTTASLLRGPQASFPWHHYHQFPPLILLLPLAEFHLSASPAYWLGNRFHTIKFSKRQIGSVNLTSSSMVALGISFMEFWKEELKFVPLVGQCLENANEKRLVYEHMVNKDLSTSLSRKIESGNRRKLPFLDWITRLKIATEVAEAYLYYFSDIQASSLLLDDKFEVKLGSLYEVCAEEKDMRQTATSEKEISAMAFGEGTFAAAPTTSLLQDIKRASVIWDQEAGRYVSVPVPASDTRGRSFVPEGSKTSTGLKNDDKRPVTFLSPGTSNDSYASCAYDVYSFGKVLLELVTGKLGLTATDDSALNGWMENVLSYILPDDVEVVVNIIDSSLVRAKHLLAQAWAVSFIAKACLSPESSERPRMAQIHLALEHIESASFTNKNLNFTGNHDSVRSAAMEIAKILWGCKIGRQHGQLLLEQLWAEALPQGTIESQKLVTLRRPIQRGGSSLSPI; this is encoded by the exons ATGAGTAGGAGTTATGACAACTGGGAAAGCTGGTCACGGCCACCCTGCGGAGAGAAGACGACCGCATCATTGCTCAGAGGACCCCAAGCGAGCTTTCCTTGGCATCATTATCATCAGTTTCCTCCTTTAATCTTGCTTCTTCCACTTGCCGAGTTTCATCTTTCTGCTTCTCCAGCTTATTGGCTGGGGAATCGTTTTCATACAATCAAATTCTCCAAGCGACAGATTGGTTCAGTGAATCTAACCTCATCAAGCATGGTAGCTCTGGGGATCTCTTTTATGGAGTTTTGGAAGGAAGAACTCAA ATTCGTCCCACTGGTTGGTCAATGCTTGGAGAACGCGAATGAGAAGCGTTTGGTTTACGAGCATATGGTTAATAAGGATTTGTCGACTTCTTTGTCTAGAAAAATCGAATCAGGTAATCGTAGAAAATTACCATTCCTGGACTGGATAACAAGGTTGAAGATAGCAACTGAAGTTGCTGAGG CTTATCTTTACTATTTTAGCGACATTCAAGCAAGTAGCCTACTTCTCGATGACAAGTTTGAGGTGAAGTTAGGAAGCCTTTATGAAGTCTGTGCAGAAGAAAAAGACATGCGTCAGACTGCTACTTCAG AAAAAGAGATAAGTGCCAT GGCATTTGGAGAAGGCACTTTTG CTGCAGCACCAACAACTTCACTGCTACAAGATATCAAGAGGGCATCGGTCATTTGGGACCAAGAAGCTGGTAGGTATGTTTCTGTCCCAGTTCCAGCTTCAGATACACGTGGTAGATCATTCGTACCTGAAGGGTCAAAGACAAGTACAGGACTAAAAAATGATGACAAGAGGCCAGTAACTTTTTTGTCTCCCG GTACATCTAATGACAGTTATGCATCATGTGCCTATGATGTTTATAGCTTTGGAAAGGTTCTGCTTGAGCTAGTCACTGGAAAGCTGGGTTTAACTGCCACAGATGATTCCGCATTGAACGGTTGGATGGAAAATGTGCTGTCTTATATTCTCCCTGATGATGTGGAAGTTGTTGTAAACATCATTGACTCGTCTTTGGTCAGAGCTAAGCATCTTTTGGCCCAGGCATGGGCTGTTTCTTTTATTGCTAAGGCATGTCTCAGTCCTGAATCTTCTGAACGACCCCGGATGGCTCAGATACATCTTGCTTTAGAGCATATTGAATCAGCAAGTTTCACTAATAAAAACCTCAACTTCACCGGTAATCATGACTCAGTTAGATCTGCAGCTATGGAGATTGCAAAGATACTTTGGGGATGCAAAATA GGAAGACAGCACGGGCAACTGCTTCTGGAACAACTCTGGGCGGAGGCACTGCCTCAAGGAACCATCGAATCTCAGAAGCTAGTGACTTTGAGGAGACCTATCCAAAGGGGGGGATCTTCACTCAGCCCAATTTAA
- the LOC113710987 gene encoding uncharacterized protein — protein MPRSCDNWERLVTAVLRREDLRFTGQRTPSELSLASLSSISSFNLASSSRRVSSFNFNNLFAGVSFTRLQILQATDYLNESKLIKHGLSGDLYDGVLEEGTRVVIKKIDLSSVNKESLFIAELEVLGKVSHHHRFVPFLGHCLENGNEKFLVYRYMPNKDLSTCLSRKNISGNNTQSPFLDWITRLKIATEVAESLYYLHHQCVPPLVHRDIQAGSILLDDKFEVRLGSLYKVCAEEKDIAPNTIARGSNQGTPGTSNASYATCAYDVYSFGKVLLELVTRKQGFSATENSIMKDWMENALAYIIPDKEELLVNIVESTLSSDKHLLSQVLAVSFIAKACLSPESSERPHMAQILLALDHIISARFGGENFKPIGHHGSESTALVIAKILQGSEIVGRMPKATGNATLGSRTALKEGYQNGGSFVHPELTIFSYSELMVATRGFRSDAVLREGEFSAITQAWLQDKSTSKSSSEALVAVRKFYSQNMLLLNDWQSRVCLLGRLSHPNLVEFLGYCLEDEELFVVHEYMQNGSLENHLFRTSSDVRPLSWDIRIKILIGAARGLAFLHAAEWQGYYEYFGTSDILLDGSYNAKISGIGTTKIVRRNVFNEVHPLWYEKGKYFNAPPEYDLRKNIPTGLMNVKGDVFGFGVVLAEMLTGLSAKGRYRLSWGEHHLVPFFRYHMNLEKIQLEKIMDPQLEGKYPAKAAQKLGALACLCLQDEPEFRLTMKQVVEILERFESAKE, from the exons ATGCCTAGGAGTTGTGATAATTGGGAAAGGCTGGTGACAGCCGTCCTGAGAAGAGAAGATCTCCGATTCACCGGTCAGAGGACTCCAAGTGAGCTTTCCTTGGCATCAttatcatcaatttcgtccttTAATCTAGCTTCTTCCTCTCGCCGAGTTTCATCTTTCAACTTCAACAACTTATTCGCGGGGGTTTCATTTACACGTCTTCAAATTCTCCAAGCAACGGATTACTTGAATGAGTCCAAGCTCATTAAGCATGGTCTCTCGGGTGATCTCTATGACGGAGTTTTAGAAGAAGGGACTCGAGtagtaattaaaaaaattgatctTTCATCAGTCAACAAAGAATCCCTTTTCATAGCAGAGTTGGAAGTTCTTGGGAAGGTTTCTCATCATCATAGATTTGTCCCTTTCCTTGGCCATTGCTTGGAGAATGGAAATGAGAAGTTTCTGGTTTACAGGTACATGCCTAACAAGGACTTGTCAACTTGTTTGTCCAGGAAAAATATTTCAGGTAATAATACACAATCACCATTCCTTGACTGGATAACGAGGTTGAAGATAGCAACTGAAGTTGCTGAGAGTTTGTATTATCTACATCATCAGTGTGTCCCTCCCCTTGTCCATAG AGACATTCAAGCAGGCAGCATACTTCTCGACGACAAGTTTGAAGTGAGGTTAGGAAGCCTTTATAAAGTCTGTGCTGAAGAAAAAGACATTGCTCCGAATACCATTGCTAG GGGATCCAACCAAGGCACTCCTG GTACGTCTAATGCAAGTTATGCAACATGTGCCTATGATGTTTATAGCTTTGGGAAAGTTTTGCTCGAGCTAGTCACGAGAAAGCAGGGTTTTAGTGCAACTGAAAATTCCATCATGAAGGATTGGATGGAAAATGCGCTGGCTTATATCATTCCTGATAAAGAGGAACTCCTTGTAAACATTGTGGAGTCGACTTTATCCTCGGATAAGCATCTTTTGTCCCAAGTATTGGCAGTTTCATTTATCGCTAAGGCATGTCTCAGTCCTGAATCTTCTGAAAGGCCCCATATGGCACAGATACTTTTGGCCTTAGATCATATTATATCAGCAAGGTTTGGTGGTGAAAATTTCAAGCCTATTGGTCATCATGGCTCAGAGAGTACAGCTCTGGTGATTGCAAAGATACTACAGGGATCTGAAATAGTAG GAAGGATGCCAAAGGCAACTGGCAATGCAACACTAGGCAGCCGCACTGCCTTAAAAGAGGGTTATCAAAATGGGGGCAGCTTTGTTCATCCCGAGTTGACTATTTTCTCTTATTCTGAACTCATGGTTGCAACCAGAGGTTTCAGGAGTGATGCAGTGCTGAGAGAAGGCGAATTCAGTGCAATAACCCAAGCTTGGCTTCAAGACAAATCCACATCAAAGAGTAGCAGTGAAGCACTAGTTGCTGTTAGAAAATTTTACTCGCAAAATATGCTACTATTAAATGATTGGCAG TCTCGGGTATGCTTGCTTGGAAGGCTCTCACATCCAAACTTAGTCGAGTTCCTTGGATATTGTTTGGAAGACGAAGAGCTATTCGTTGTTCATGAATATATGCAAAATGGCAGCCTAGAGAACCATCTCTTTAGAA CAAGCTCCGATGTTCGGCCACTTTCTTGGGACATAAGAATTAAGATCCTAATTGGAGCAGCTCGAGGCCTGGCATTCTTGCATGCGGCAGAGTGGCAAGGTTACTATGAATACTTCGGCACCTCAGACATCTTGCTTGATGGT TCTTACAATGCCAAGATATCAGGTATTGGCACAACAAAGATTGTTCGTCGAAATGTCTTTAATGAAGTACATCCTCTTTGGTATGAAAAGGGAAAGTATTTTAATGCTCCTCCTGAGTATGATCTGAGAAAAAATATCCCAACAG GGCTTATGAATGTGAAGGGCGATGTGTTTGGTTTTGGTGTGGTATTGGCTGAAATGCTAACAGGTTTATCAGCAAAAGGTAGATATCGCCTTAGTTGGGGAGAGCACCATCTGGTTCCATTTTTCAGGTACCATATGAATCTGGAGAAGATCCAACTGGAGAAAATTATGGATCCCCAATTAGAGGGAAAATATCCAGCAAAAGCTGCTCAAAAATTAGGAGCTCTTGCTTGTTTATGTCTTCAAGATGAACCTGAATTCAGATTAACAATGAAACAAGTTGTGGAGATATTAGAACGCTTTGAATCTGCTAAGGAATAA